The genomic region CGGGCGTGGTTGTGCCGATGTTCCTGCCGATGGTGCCCGGCCTGATCAAGGAAATCGGCGGCGGCGACCCGGTGGCGCTCATCTCGTCCATCAACGTCGGCGCCCACCTTGTCGACAGCTCGCCGCTTTCGACCCTCGGCGCCCTCTGCATCGCCTGCGCGGGCGACCACGAGGACAAAGCCAAGCTGTTCCGCAACCTGCTGATCTGGGGTCTCTCCATGTCGGTGGTCGGCGCGTTTGCCTGCTGGCTGTTCTTCGGCGTCCTCGGCCTATAAGAGTTCGAAGCCAAACCGGCGGCCGCATGGCCGCCGGTTTTTCCTTGCCGTATGGCGTCGATGTGATATAATATTAACACCTGATTTAGACCGGGAGGAAGAATGGAAAAGCTGATCGAACAATCACAGATTCATCGCAAAAACCGCATCGTCATCGGGGTTGTTCTGGGCTTCCTGCTCGGGATGGCTGCCCTGTCCGCCTATTTCTGGGCGACGCGCCACACCGTCGATCCTTACCGGCTGTTCACCCCTATCCTCATCGCCGGCTGGGTGATCTCGCGGGCGGCGAGCAAGTTTACCTACGAGGCGGACAAGAAGGCGCTGAAGATAATCAAGACCGGCATGTTCGGCGGCGCGAAGACGTTTGAGATCCCGTACCGCGACATCGACGGCATCTACTACTACGAGCCCAAGCTGATGAGCATCATCAAGTTTCGCCATACCTACCGGCTGCACTCGGCTCTCGACGGACGCCCGGTCTGGGTTATCGCCTACGAGGCGCAGGGGCGCGGCGGCAAAACCGAGAACCGGCGCATCTACTTCAAGCCCAGCGATGCGATGCTCGGGCTGCTCCACGAGAAGATGCCCTCCAAGGTGAAGGTGACCGAGGAAGATATTTTCGCCCAGAAGGTTGCCAAGGAGAAAGGGCAATAAAACTTCAGTTCCCGGCAGCTCAGGCTGGGATTTTTTCTTTTCGCCACAAATGGGTGGCAGAGAAGACGATAATTTGCTATTATTGAAAAAGGTGAAGACAAAGAATAGTCGCTAAATAAGGAAAGAGGGCGGAAAATATCGTGAATCCGCGACAGGTATTTTCCGGGAAATACAGAATATATTGGACCGGGAAAAGTAATTTGCATACAAATAGTCTTGCTATCTGGCGGTATGACCATTAGACCGGAAGGGAAATAGGTGACGACCGTGAATATGCAGCAAGAGGGAATCGTCATCAGCGCCGCCGGCGATATGGCCAGAGTGAGGACCAGCCGGCACAACGACTGCGAAAACTGCGGCGCGTGCCCCGGCAACTCGGCCATCGTGCTCGACGCCCGCAATCCGCTCGGGGCAAAGCCGGGGCAGTCGGTGCTGCTTGAGGTGCAGGAAGTCGGCTTTCTCAAGTCGGCCTTTATCGTTTATATGCTGCCGCTGATCGCCATGGCCCTGGGGGCGATGGCCGGCGGCTATGCTGCCGAGCGGGTGGTTCAGGAGGCTCTATGGTTTCAGGTGGCCGGCGCCGCGGCGGGTTTTGCCGCAGCGGTGTTGTATATAAGGTATTTCGATAAGAGTGCCAGCTCGAACAAAAATATGCAGCCGGTGATTACGCGGATCC from Sporomusaceae bacterium harbors:
- a CDS encoding SoxR reducing system RseC family protein; its protein translation is MTTVNMQQEGIVISAAGDMARVRTSRHNDCENCGACPGNSAIVLDARNPLGAKPGQSVLLEVQEVGFLKSAFIVYMLPLIAMALGAMAGGYAAERVVQEALWFQVAGAAAGFAAAVLYIRYFDKSASSNKNMQPVITRILS